Proteins from one Faecalibacterium sp. I3-3-33 genomic window:
- a CDS encoding tyrosine-protein phosphatase codes for MTDLHCHILPGMDDGAKDTAVSLELLRREYEDGVRNIAFTSHFNSERTTVDAFTAKRQAAFEQLTAALEGQPMQFDFKLGAEVFFSPGLCELDTRALCMGDTAYLLLEFPTTHKPHFIRQTLYNLQQQGIVPLIAHIERYPYVLEDPTLLYDWVAAGAYAQINAGALLEPKLCKKLCKFIQWGLVHVISTDTHSPDKRPPRMAQGVQQLEKLLGKETAARIVRNGDELFHDQELDAATLHQPKKFLGMWV; via the coding sequence ATGACCGATCTGCATTGTCACATTCTGCCCGGTATGGATGACGGCGCAAAGGATACGGCAGTCTCGCTGGAGCTGCTGCGCAGGGAATACGAGGATGGTGTGCGGAATATCGCCTTCACCAGCCACTTCAACAGCGAACGCACCACGGTGGATGCCTTTACAGCAAAGCGGCAGGCTGCCTTTGAACAGCTGACTGCCGCGCTGGAAGGGCAGCCCATGCAGTTTGATTTCAAGCTGGGGGCAGAGGTGTTCTTCTCGCCCGGTCTGTGCGAGCTGGACACCCGGGCGCTGTGCATGGGAGATACCGCCTATCTGCTGCTGGAATTCCCCACCACCCACAAGCCGCATTTTATCCGGCAGACCCTGTATAATTTGCAGCAACAGGGCATCGTGCCGCTGATCGCGCATATCGAGCGATACCCCTATGTGCTGGAGGATCCCACCCTGTTGTACGACTGGGTGGCCGCCGGTGCCTATGCACAGATCAACGCCGGAGCACTGCTGGAACCCAAGCTCTGCAAAAAGCTGTGTAAGTTCATCCAGTGGGGACTGGTCCACGTCATCTCCACCGATACCCATTCCCCGGACAAGCGTCCGCCCCGCATGGCACAGGGAGTGCAGCAGCTGGAAAAGCTGCTGGGCAAGGAAACTGCCGCCCGCATCGTGCGCAACGGCGATGAGCTGTTCCACGATCAGGAGCTGGACGCTGCGACCCTGCATCAGCCCAAAAAGTTTTTGGGCATGTGGGTCTGA
- a CDS encoding ABC transporter ATP-binding protein, which translates to MSEKILDIKDERLSFFTPAGEVKALNGVSFTMNQGDVLGVVGESGSGKSVTAYSVMGLTAYPGKLVGGKVWFNGHEIENMKEKDFRKIRGNEVSIIFQDPMTSLNPVYTIGNQIVEVIRLHTDKNKADAWARAKELLELVGINEPEKRLKQYPHELSGGMRQRVMIAIALACEPKLLIADEPTTALDVTIQAQILELMQDLRKKLGMSIIMITHDLGVVASMCEKIAVMYAGHIVEYGTTDEIFYQPGHEYTKGLINSIPKLNTAEHERLVPIEGTPVDLLNPPAGCPFAPRCKNCMKICLSKMPPRTELSDTHYTYCWLQQKAAFEKGEKAE; encoded by the coding sequence ATGAGCGAGAAAATTCTTGATATCAAAGATGAACGCCTTTCTTTCTTCACCCCCGCGGGCGAAGTAAAGGCACTGAACGGCGTTTCCTTTACCATGAATCAGGGCGATGTTCTGGGCGTTGTGGGCGAGTCCGGCTCCGGTAAGTCGGTCACCGCCTACTCCGTTATGGGTCTGACCGCTTATCCCGGTAAGCTGGTGGGCGGCAAGGTGTGGTTCAATGGCCACGAGATCGAGAACATGAAGGAGAAGGACTTCCGCAAGATCCGCGGCAACGAGGTCTCCATCATCTTCCAGGACCCCATGACCAGCCTGAACCCGGTGTACACCATCGGCAACCAGATCGTGGAGGTCATCCGCCTGCACACCGATAAGAACAAGGCCGATGCATGGGCACGCGCCAAGGAGCTGCTGGAGCTGGTCGGCATCAATGAGCCTGAGAAGCGTCTGAAGCAGTACCCCCACGAGCTGTCCGGCGGTATGCGCCAGCGTGTGATGATCGCCATTGCACTGGCCTGTGAGCCCAAGCTGCTGATTGCTGACGAGCCCACCACCGCACTGGACGTGACCATTCAGGCACAGATCCTTGAGCTGATGCAGGATCTGCGCAAGAAGCTGGGCATGAGCATCATCATGATCACCCACGATCTGGGCGTTGTGGCTTCCATGTGCGAGAAGATCGCCGTCATGTACGCCGGCCACATCGTGGAGTACGGCACCACCGACGAGATCTTCTACCAGCCGGGTCACGAGTACACCAAGGGTCTGATCAACTCCATCCCCAAGCTGAACACCGCAGAGCACGAGCGCCTTGTGCCCATCGAGGGTACCCCTGTGGACCTGCTGAATCCGCCGGCCGGCTGCCCCTTTGCGCCCCGCTGCAAGAACTGCATGAAGATCTGTCTGAGCAAGATGCCCCCGCGCACCGAGCTCAGCGATACCCACTATACCTACTGCTGGCTGCAGCAGAAGGCTGCATTTGAGAAAGGGGAAAAGGCAGAATGA
- a CDS encoding ABC transporter permease, giving the protein MNKKKLSRSGSLQSSVTSVLAALLCILIGLLVGFLVLVAINPAHAWGDGFVRIIKGGFHDAPYGVGKELANAAPLIMTGLSVAFAFKTGLFNIGAAGQYTLGAYGALYCAIMLKLPWFVCLLAATVLGGLWGAIPGFFKAYFNINEVITSIMFNWIGLYLVNELIYQNGTGPMYDVRNTRTLNLSKNADFAQSLIPDFGLNKLFQTNSTTIAIFLAAAVAVLIWVVLNKTTFGYELKAVGLNKNAARYAGINEKKNIILSMAIAGALAGFGAGLFYLSNVSQWNPLNSTSLPGMGFNGISVALLASSNPIGTVFSALFISHISVGGSFLSTKYYPTEISDLISGIIIYLCAFSMLFRGKIQSLLFRNAEKTNVNAEPAPAAEKTKKEGK; this is encoded by the coding sequence ATGAATAAGAAAAAACTTTCCCGCAGCGGCAGCCTGCAAAGCTCTGTTACCAGCGTGCTGGCTGCACTGCTGTGCATCCTGATTGGTTTGCTGGTGGGCTTTCTGGTGCTGGTGGCCATCAACCCCGCACACGCATGGGGCGATGGTTTTGTGCGCATCATCAAGGGCGGCTTCCACGATGCCCCCTACGGCGTGGGCAAGGAGCTTGCCAATGCCGCACCCCTGATCATGACCGGTCTGTCCGTGGCCTTTGCCTTCAAGACCGGCTTGTTCAACATCGGTGCAGCCGGTCAGTATACGCTGGGCGCTTACGGTGCGCTGTACTGCGCCATCATGCTCAAGCTGCCCTGGTTCGTCTGCCTGCTGGCAGCAACAGTGCTGGGCGGCCTGTGGGGCGCGATCCCCGGCTTTTTCAAGGCATACTTCAATATCAACGAGGTCATTACCTCCATCATGTTCAACTGGATCGGCCTGTATCTGGTAAATGAGCTCATCTACCAGAACGGCACCGGCCCCATGTACGATGTGCGCAACACCCGTACCCTGAACCTGAGCAAGAACGCTGATTTTGCCCAGTCCCTGATCCCGGACTTCGGTCTGAACAAGCTGTTCCAGACCAACAGCACCACCATTGCCATCTTCTTGGCGGCAGCGGTGGCCGTGCTGATCTGGGTGGTGCTGAACAAGACCACCTTCGGCTACGAACTCAAGGCCGTTGGCCTGAACAAGAACGCCGCCCGTTATGCCGGTATCAACGAGAAGAAGAACATCATCCTCTCCATGGCCATTGCCGGTGCACTGGCAGGCTTCGGCGCGGGTCTGTTCTATCTGTCCAACGTGTCCCAGTGGAACCCGCTGAACTCCACCAGCCTGCCGGGCATGGGATTCAACGGCATCTCGGTGGCACTGCTGGCAAGCTCGAACCCCATCGGCACCGTGTTCTCTGCGCTGTTCATCTCCCACATCTCGGTCGGCGGCTCCTTCCTGTCCACCAAGTATTACCCCACCGAGATCTCGGATCTGATCAGCGGCATCATCATCTACCTGTGCGCATTCTCCATGCTGTTCCGGGGCAAGATCCAGAGCCTGCTGTTCAGGAACGCCGAAAAGACCAACGTGAACGCAGAGCCTGCGCCTGCCGCAGAAAAGACCAAAAAGGAGGGCAAGTAA
- a CDS encoding ABC transporter permease: MENIKKNPLSLQLNAEDFLPASNEEKQSLVVMRESVNFWKDGIRRLKKNKIAMVSFVFIIAIAIFAYLLPAVWPYSYSEQVKGSNNLAPFEYSASEQARIDAGEKVFPHILGTDRMGRDFAVRIMMGTRVSLSVGLIASVLVLIIGATYGAVSAFAGGWVDNIMMRITDILYTIPDILLIILLGMALKDPLDALASKPGFKWMQTLGPNMISIFIIFALLYWVGMARIVRSQILILKESEYVTAARALGASSGRIIKKHLLTNCIGTLIVTTTLQIPASIFTESYLSFIGLGVAAPLPSLGSLATDAVKGMNTYPHLLIAPALMISVMILVFNLFGDGLRDAFDPKLKN, encoded by the coding sequence ATGGAAAACATTAAAAAGAATCCGCTCAGCCTGCAGCTCAACGCGGAGGATTTTCTGCCCGCCAGCAATGAGGAAAAGCAGAGCCTGGTGGTCATGCGCGAAAGCGTCAACTTCTGGAAGGACGGTATCCGCCGCCTGAAGAAGAACAAGATCGCCATGGTCAGCTTTGTGTTCATCATTGCCATTGCCATCTTTGCCTATCTGCTGCCCGCCGTCTGGCCTTACAGCTACTCGGAGCAGGTGAAGGGCAGCAACAATCTGGCACCGTTTGAGTACTCGGCCTCCGAGCAGGCCCGCATCGATGCCGGCGAAAAGGTGTTCCCGCACATTCTGGGTACCGACCGTATGGGTCGTGACTTCGCTGTGCGTATCATGATGGGCACCCGCGTCAGCCTGTCCGTTGGTCTGATCGCTTCTGTGCTGGTGCTGATCATCGGCGCTACCTACGGCGCAGTTTCCGCCTTTGCCGGCGGCTGGGTGGATAATATCATGATGCGTATCACCGATATTCTGTACACCATCCCGGATATTCTGCTGATCATCCTGCTGGGCATGGCCCTGAAGGATCCGCTGGATGCGCTGGCTAGCAAGCCCGGCTTCAAGTGGATGCAGACGCTGGGCCCCAACATGATCTCCATCTTCATCATCTTTGCTCTGCTGTACTGGGTCGGCATGGCGCGTATCGTCCGCAGTCAGATCCTGATCCTGAAGGAGAGCGAGTACGTTACCGCTGCCCGCGCACTGGGCGCTTCCAGCGGCCGTATCATCAAAAAGCATCTGCTCACCAACTGCATCGGTACTCTGATCGTTACCACCACCCTGCAGATCCCGGCTTCCATCTTCACCGAGAGCTACCTGAGCTTCATCGGTCTGGGTGTTGCAGCCCCGCTGCCTTCTCTGGGTTCTCTGGCTACCGATGCCGTCAAGGGTATGAACACCTACCCCCATCTGCTGATCGCCCCTGCACTGATGATCAGCGTGATGATCCTTGTGTTCAACCTGTTCGGCGATGGCCTGCGCGATGCCTTTGACCCGAAGCTGAAGAATTGA
- a CDS encoding CpsD/CapB family tyrosine-protein kinase, producing the protein MWNLFGKKKKESEHRTLQLITDKKMPFGYVEAYKSLRTNLDFMAGSMDVHTLVITSTVPEESKSNVAVNLALTLAESGKKVALVDCDLRKPVLHRYLKAGHNVKGVSNVLSNQCTLDEALQELKEMNLTFLPAGTPPPNPSEMLSQPQMQAMVDTLRQKFDFVIVDAPPVSVVTDAAVIGRYVDGAIFAVRSDYAPADAVRGAVKKLQDAGVKVLGSVLTRYDMKKALKGSSYAYSYAYNYNYAYGKQDATAGK; encoded by the coding sequence ATGTGGAATCTGTTTGGTAAAAAGAAGAAAGAAAGCGAGCACCGCACCCTGCAGCTGATCACCGATAAAAAGATGCCCTTTGGCTATGTGGAGGCCTACAAGTCTCTGCGCACCAATCTGGATTTTATGGCGGGCTCTATGGACGTGCACACGCTGGTCATCACCAGTACCGTGCCGGAAGAATCCAAGAGCAACGTAGCAGTCAATCTGGCACTGACGCTGGCCGAAAGCGGCAAAAAGGTGGCTCTGGTGGACTGCGACCTGCGCAAGCCGGTGCTGCACCGCTATCTGAAGGCCGGCCACAACGTAAAGGGCGTTTCCAACGTGCTGTCCAACCAGTGCACGCTGGACGAGGCCCTGCAGGAACTGAAGGAAATGAACCTGACCTTCCTGCCCGCCGGCACCCCGCCGCCGAACCCCTCTGAGATGCTGAGCCAGCCGCAGATGCAGGCTATGGTGGACACTCTGCGCCAGAAGTTTGATTTTGTCATCGTTGACGCCCCCCCGGTGTCTGTGGTCACCGATGCAGCGGTCATCGGCCGCTATGTGGACGGTGCCATCTTTGCAGTGCGTTCCGATTACGCCCCTGCTGATGCAGTGCGCGGCGCAGTGAAAAAGCTGCAGGATGCAGGTGTCAAGGTGCTGGGCAGCGTGCTGACCCGCTATGACATGAAGAAGGCACTCAAGGGTTCCAGCTACGCATACAGCTATGCCTACAATTACAACTATGCCTACGGCAAGCAGGATGCCACTGCCGGTAAATAA
- a CDS encoding ABC transporter ATP-binding protein has protein sequence MSEHKTLVEVQHLQQYFPAGGVGKNRKYVQAVDDVSFAIRKGETLGLVGESGCGKTTTGRTLLRLYEPTGGKIYYDGNLLFDKDNKIAVDMLPYRRRMQIVFQDPYASLDPRMTIGDIVGEGIDIHHLAENEKDRHDKIIALLERVGLNSEHANRYCHEFSGGQRQRVGIARALAVNPEFIVCDEPVSALDVSIQAQVVNMFEDLQQEMGLTYLFIAHDLSVVKHISNRIGVMYLGKMVELADSYELITHSIHPYTRSLISAIPVADPITARQSKRIVLQGDVPSPLNPPSGCRFRTRCPYADEQCANEVPEFKEVSTGHWAACHHLDRVK, from the coding sequence ATGAGTGAACACAAGACGCTGGTCGAAGTCCAGCACCTGCAGCAGTATTTCCCCGCCGGCGGTGTGGGCAAGAACCGCAAGTACGTTCAGGCTGTGGATGACGTAAGCTTTGCTATCCGCAAGGGCGAGACCCTTGGTCTGGTAGGTGAGTCCGGTTGTGGCAAGACCACCACCGGCCGCACCCTGCTGCGCCTGTACGAGCCCACCGGCGGTAAGATCTACTATGACGGCAACCTGCTGTTTGATAAGGACAACAAGATCGCAGTGGATATGCTGCCCTACCGCCGCCGGATGCAGATCGTTTTTCAGGATCCCTACGCAAGTCTGGACCCCCGCATGACCATTGGCGACATCGTGGGTGAGGGCATTGATATCCATCATCTGGCCGAGAACGAAAAGGACCGCCACGATAAGATCATCGCTCTGCTGGAGCGCGTTGGCCTGAACAGCGAGCACGCAAACCGCTACTGCCACGAGTTCTCCGGCGGTCAGCGTCAGCGCGTGGGCATTGCCCGTGCACTGGCTGTGAACCCCGAGTTCATCGTTTGTGACGAGCCTGTTTCCGCACTGGACGTTTCCATTCAGGCTCAGGTCGTCAATATGTTCGAGGATCTGCAGCAGGAGATGGGTCTGACCTACCTGTTCATCGCCCATGACCTGAGCGTTGTCAAGCACATCTCCAACCGCATCGGCGTCATGTATCTGGGCAAGATGGTGGAGCTGGCCGACAGCTACGAGCTGATCACCCACAGCATCCACCCCTACACCCGCAGCCTGATCTCCGCAATTCCGGTGGCAGACCCCATTACGGCCCGCCAGTCCAAGCGTATCGTGCTACAGGGCGATGTGCCCAGCCCCCTGAACCCGCCGTCCGGCTGCCGTTTCCGCACCCGTTGCCCCTATGCAGACGAGCAGTGCGCAAACGAGGTGCCCGAGTTCAAGGAGGTCTCCACCGGCCACTGGGCAGCCTGCCATCACCTTGACCGCGTGAAGTGA
- a CDS encoding ABC transporter permease: MLLLIKYTLLYGIVLMLVALGGMFSEHSGIINIALEGIMVIGGVAGVLTLTMLPASLSPFLVVLISILVAALAGVVYSLLLAFASINLKADQTIGGTALNLLATAIAVVISKYFSESGSAKLNYSNKPFLFSIGGLELSVFVPLGLILLVVSYIVLYKTRFGLRLRACGEHPQAADSVGINVYKMRYAGVILSGALGAVGGLAYIVPPVQTWNFEVGVAGAGFLALAVMIFGQWKPFHIFGAAMFFAVFKSLANIADSTFLAQLHWSSNIYNMMPFVASMVILAFTSKNSMAPKAEGIPYDKGSR, encoded by the coding sequence ATGCTGCTTCTGATCAAATATACCCTGCTGTACGGCATCGTGCTGATGCTGGTGGCACTGGGCGGTATGTTCAGCGAACATTCCGGCATCATCAACATTGCGCTGGAGGGCATCATGGTCATCGGCGGTGTGGCCGGTGTGCTTACCCTGACCATGCTGCCTGCAAGCCTGTCGCCCTTCCTTGTGGTGCTCATCTCCATTCTGGTGGCAGCGCTGGCGGGCGTGGTTTACAGTCTGCTGCTGGCTTTTGCCTCCATCAACCTGAAGGCAGACCAGACCATCGGCGGCACGGCGCTGAACCTGCTGGCCACCGCCATTGCCGTGGTCATTTCCAAGTACTTCAGCGAGAGCGGCAGTGCCAAGCTGAACTACTCCAACAAGCCCTTCCTGTTCAGCATTGGTGGGCTGGAGCTCAGCGTGTTCGTGCCGCTGGGGCTGATCTTGCTGGTAGTCAGCTACATCGTGCTGTATAAGACCCGCTTCGGTCTGCGTCTGCGTGCCTGCGGCGAGCATCCTCAGGCTGCGGACTCGGTGGGCATCAATGTTTACAAGATGCGTTACGCCGGTGTCATCCTTTCCGGTGCGCTGGGCGCCGTCGGCGGTCTGGCGTATATCGTGCCCCCGGTGCAGACCTGGAACTTTGAAGTCGGCGTGGCCGGTGCAGGCTTTCTGGCACTGGCAGTTATGATCTTTGGCCAGTGGAAGCCTTTCCACATCTTTGGCGCGGCCATGTTCTTTGCCGTGTTCAAGAGCCTTGCCAACATCGCAGACTCCACCTTCCTCGCGCAGCTGCACTGGTCCAGCAATATCTATAATATGATGCCCTTCGTGGCCTCCATGGTCATTCTGGCCTTCACCTCCAAGAACAGCATGGCACCCAAGGCCGAGGGCATCCCCTACGACAAGGGCTCCCGTTGA
- a CDS encoding YveK family protein: MDEKTTMGQSLRSMEDEETIDLMELARLLWAHIVQIVAAAVAAALICLLVCMFALTPKYQASINMIVNTRQDTTTTFTSDNFNSAKNLISTYAVIIKGNTVLNEVIDELDLDMTYGELYKMVEVADVDSTQIMKITVTDTDAERAGEIAQTIADIVPDVLVEKVEAGSCKTVSDVAINPNKVFPQTKKYVVLAGLLGAVLVCGVLVLAHLLHDTIVDDEDVQKKLGLPVLGLIPEV, encoded by the coding sequence ATGGACGAAAAAACAACTATGGGACAGTCGCTCCGCAGCATGGAGGACGAAGAGACCATTGATCTGATGGAACTGGCGCGCCTGCTGTGGGCGCATATTGTGCAGATCGTGGCAGCAGCTGTTGCGGCAGCGCTGATCTGCCTGCTGGTGTGTATGTTTGCGCTTACACCCAAGTATCAGGCCTCCATCAACATGATCGTGAATACCCGGCAGGACACGACTACCACCTTCACCAGTGATAACTTCAACTCTGCCAAGAACCTGATCAGTACCTATGCGGTCATCATCAAGGGCAACACCGTGCTGAACGAGGTCATTGATGAGCTGGATCTGGACATGACCTACGGCGAGTTGTATAAGATGGTGGAGGTTGCCGATGTGGACTCCACCCAGATCATGAAGATCACGGTCACCGATACCGATGCAGAGCGCGCAGGCGAGATCGCACAGACCATTGCGGACATCGTACCCGACGTGCTGGTGGAAAAGGTGGAAGCCGGCTCCTGCAAGACGGTAAGCGATGTGGCCATCAACCCCAACAAGGTGTTCCCCCAGACCAAGAAGTACGTTGTGCTGGCCGGTCTGCTGGGCGCTGTGCTGGTGTGCGGCGTTCTGGTGCTGGCACATCTGCTGCACGATACCATTGTGGATGACGAAGATGTTCAGAAGAAGCTCGGCCTGCCCGTGCTGGGCCTGATCCCGGAGGTGTAA
- a CDS encoding peptide ABC transporter substrate-binding protein — MKRISRRNFLKVAGVGAAALGLAACGGSKSGSTATSGSASSAAGSSTGSVNTAGFTVQYGPNPETLDPSLNSAVDGANTIITIFEPLLIINENNEVIGGQAESWEASEDGLTWTFTMRDGLKWSDGTDLTAKDFEYTFKRMVNPDTAAPYAETCLGMIDGFDAAAGFPDADGNPTAEPNPDALNVKASDDGKTLTIVLSYPCSYFDKMAAFASMSPVQQATVEANGDAWCTSAETFVSNGPYMITEWTPSERIVLSKNPNYVGGWDSSKIVSDSITLLLLEDSSACFAAYNSGEAVLIKDVPTDEIPSLTKAEDGGDFYVDPILGTYYVSMNLQRDAFKDAKVRKALALAIDRDYVANTIMQGTYSAASNLVGPSIVDAQGYFYDNANGGSPYIAADYEANMAEAKKLLEEAGYPNGEGYPTIEYSTNDSGYHVPLAEYLQQTWGDLGITLTISKMEWSAFTAARRAGEYDVARNGWVMDYNDPSNMIELFCSGNGNNDGKYSNPDFDAAMEASKVADVAEHFAQLHKAEDILMEDMGCIPVAYYNEFWLQSSSLKGVWHSPYGYWYFQYGYIEE, encoded by the coding sequence ATGAAACGCATTTCTCGTCGTAATTTCCTCAAGGTTGCAGGCGTGGGTGCCGCTGCTCTGGGTCTGGCAGCCTGTGGCGGCAGCAAGTCCGGTTCTACCGCAACCTCCGGTTCTGCTTCTTCCGCTGCTGGTTCTTCTACCGGCAGTGTCAACACCGCTGGCTTCACCGTCCAGTACGGCCCCAACCCCGAGACTCTGGATCCCTCTTTGAACAGCGCTGTTGATGGCGCCAACACCATCATCACCATCTTCGAGCCCCTGCTGATCATCAACGAGAACAACGAAGTTATTGGTGGCCAGGCTGAGAGCTGGGAAGCAAGCGAGGACGGCCTGACTTGGACCTTCACCATGCGTGACGGCCTGAAGTGGAGCGATGGCACCGACCTGACCGCTAAGGACTTTGAGTACACCTTCAAGCGTATGGTCAACCCCGACACCGCAGCTCCCTACGCAGAGACCTGCCTGGGCATGATCGATGGTTTTGACGCAGCTGCCGGCTTCCCCGATGCAGACGGCAACCCCACTGCAGAGCCCAACCCCGATGCGCTGAACGTCAAGGCAAGCGACGACGGCAAGACCCTGACCATCGTGCTGTCCTACCCCTGCTCCTACTTCGACAAGATGGCTGCATTCGCATCCATGAGCCCTGTGCAGCAGGCTACCGTTGAGGCCAACGGCGATGCATGGTGCACCTCCGCTGAGACCTTCGTCTCCAACGGCCCCTACATGATCACCGAGTGGACCCCCTCCGAGCGTATCGTTCTGTCCAAGAACCCCAACTACGTTGGCGGCTGGGATAGCTCTAAGATCGTTTCCGACAGCATCACCCTGCTGCTGCTGGAGGACTCTTCCGCTTGCTTCGCTGCTTATAACAGCGGCGAGGCTGTCCTGATCAAGGACGTGCCCACCGACGAGATCCCCAGCCTGACCAAGGCAGAGGATGGCGGCGACTTCTATGTTGACCCCATTCTGGGCACCTATTACGTCAGCATGAACCTGCAGCGCGATGCCTTCAAGGATGCCAAGGTCCGCAAGGCTCTGGCTCTGGCTATCGACCGCGACTACGTTGCCAACACCATCATGCAGGGCACCTACTCTGCTGCTTCCAACCTGGTCGGCCCTAGCATCGTGGACGCGCAGGGCTACTTCTACGACAACGCAAACGGCGGTTCTCCCTACATTGCAGCTGACTACGAGGCAAATATGGCCGAGGCTAAGAAGCTGCTGGAAGAGGCTGGCTATCCCAATGGCGAGGGCTACCCCACCATCGAGTACAGCACCAACGATTCCGGCTACCATGTGCCTCTGGCAGAGTACCTGCAGCAGACTTGGGGCGATCTGGGCATCACTTTGACCATCAGCAAGATGGAGTGGTCTGCCTTCACCGCTGCTCGCCGTGCCGGCGAGTACGATGTTGCCCGTAACGGCTGGGTCATGGACTACAACGATCCTTCCAACATGATCGAGCTGTTCTGCTCCGGCAACGGCAACAACGATGGTAAGTACTCCAACCCTGACTTCGATGCTGCTATGGAGGCTTCCAAGGTTGCAGATGTCGCCGAGCACTTTGCACAGCTGCACAAGGCTGAGGACATCCTGATGGAGGATATGGGCTGCATCCCCGTTGCTTACTACAACGAATTCTGGCTGCAGAGCTCTTCTCTGAAGGGCGTCTGGCACAGCCCCTACGGCTACTGGTACTTCCAGTACGGCTACATCGAGGAGTGA
- a CDS encoding ABC transporter permease — translation MAKYIIKRVAMGIFSIFIVATVTFFVMNLVPGGPFVAEKSISAAAQQALAEKYGLDKPLGVQYVNYMKSLLHGDLGLSLRQRGRTVNQIIASKLPVSCRLAGIAVVVALCVGIPLGCISAYNRGKWLDNIIIVFATCGIAIPSFISSVLLLYQFGMNMKVLPTVGLNSAAAYIMPVTALAIYPSAYITRLMRSSLLDVMGQDYMRTARAKGVSQFMILFKHALRNAILPVITYVGPMLASLMTGSFVVEKIFSVPGLGRDFVSAITNRDYTMIMGTTILLSSMVIIANVVVDILYKIIDPRIKLQ, via the coding sequence ATGGCAAAGTACATCATCAAGCGTGTCGCAATGGGTATTTTCAGTATCTTCATTGTGGCTACGGTTACCTTTTTTGTCATGAACCTGGTCCCCGGTGGCCCGTTCGTGGCAGAAAAGTCCATCAGTGCCGCTGCTCAGCAGGCTCTGGCCGAAAAGTATGGCCTGGATAAGCCGCTGGGTGTGCAGTACGTCAACTACATGAAGAGCCTTTTGCATGGCGATCTGGGCCTGAGCCTGCGTCAGCGCGGCCGTACCGTGAACCAGATCATTGCCAGCAAGCTGCCGGTGTCCTGCCGTCTGGCAGGCATTGCAGTGGTGGTGGCTCTGTGCGTGGGCATCCCGCTGGGCTGCATTTCCGCTTACAACCGCGGTAAGTGGCTGGATAACATTATTATCGTGTTTGCAACCTGTGGCATCGCGATCCCCAGCTTTATCTCCAGCGTGCTGCTGCTATACCAGTTTGGTATGAACATGAAGGTGCTGCCTACGGTTGGTCTGAACAGTGCAGCCGCCTACATCATGCCGGTCACCGCACTGGCCATCTATCCCTCGGCTTATATCACCCGTCTGATGCGCTCCAGCCTGCTGGACGTTATGGGTCAGGACTATATGCGCACCGCCCGCGCAAAGGGCGTGTCCCAGTTCATGATCCTGTTCAAGCACGCACTGCGCAACGCCATTCTGCCTGTCATCACCTACGTCGGCCCCATGCTGGCCAGCCTGATGACCGGTTCCTTCGTGGTGGAAAAGATCTTCTCCGTGCCCGGTTTGGGCCGTGACTTCGTGTCCGCCATCACCAACCGTGACTACACCATGATCATGGGCACCACCATCCTGCTGTCCAGCATGGTCATCATTGCAAACGTGGTCGTGGATATCCTTTATAAGATCATCGACCCGCGCATTAAGCTGCAGTAA